The following are from one region of the Roseobacter fucihabitans genome:
- a CDS encoding alcohol dehydrogenase catalytic domain-containing protein, which produces MKALVYTDVEMLTYMDRPLPDPQTGEALVRVMASGICGSDMHAYLGHDARRPFPLTLGHEAAGVISGGPEDGRRVTINPLVACQTCEFCRSKRENLCPNRQIISMQPREGAFAEYVAMPLRNLITVPDHVPLAHAALSEPIACGWHAVRLGKSVLGGDMSHLRCAVIGGGAIGVGAALALAAQGARDITVVEPNELRRSTLADVAGFEVCAPDEAAMPEEGSVDFVIDGVGFAATRATCSALARTGGVIAHIGLGEATGGLDVRRMTLQEITFIGTYTYTAADFAATAAAIFDGRLGALDWIEERPLCDGHAAFRDIRAGAVAAPKVILTPDPS; this is translated from the coding sequence ATGAAAGCCCTAGTGTATACCGATGTCGAGATGCTGACCTATATGGATCGCCCCCTGCCCGACCCCCAAACCGGCGAGGCGCTGGTGCGCGTGATGGCTTCGGGCATTTGCGGCTCTGACATGCATGCCTATCTCGGCCATGATGCGCGCCGCCCCTTTCCTCTTACCCTGGGCCATGAAGCGGCGGGTGTTATTTCCGGCGGACCTGAAGACGGGCGCCGCGTCACGATCAACCCGCTCGTGGCCTGCCAAACCTGCGAATTTTGCCGCAGCAAACGCGAAAACCTCTGCCCCAACCGCCAGATTATCTCGATGCAACCGCGCGAAGGGGCCTTTGCCGAATATGTCGCCATGCCGCTGCGCAACCTGATCACCGTCCCGGATCACGTCCCCCTCGCCCATGCGGCGCTGTCCGAACCGATCGCCTGTGGCTGGCATGCGGTGCGTTTGGGCAAATCGGTGCTGGGCGGGGACATGTCGCATCTGCGCTGCGCGGTCATCGGGGGGGGTGCAATCGGTGTCGGTGCGGCTCTGGCGCTGGCCGCTCAGGGCGCGCGCGACATCACCGTGGTGGAACCAAACGAGCTGCGCCGCTCGACCCTTGCGGATGTGGCCGGGTTTGAAGTCTGCGCGCCCGATGAAGCGGCAATGCCCGAAGAGGGGTCCGTGGATTTTGTCATTGATGGCGTCGGATTTGCCGCGACCCGTGCGACATGCAGCGCGCTTGCACGCACTGGCGGCGTGATCGCGCATATCGGTCTGGGCGAAGCGACGGGCGGTCTTGATGTGCGTCGCATGACGCTCCAGGAAATCACCTTCATCGGCACCTATACCTATACTGCGGCGGATTTCGCCGCGACTGCCGCTGCCATTTTCGACGGTCGTCTCGGAGCGCTGGACTGGATTGAGGAACGGCCCCTTTGCGACGGTCACGCCGCTTTCAGGGACATCCGCGCCGGTGCTGTCGCAGCCCCAAAAGTCATCCTGACCCCCGACCCCAGCTGA
- a CDS encoding urease accessory protein UreF, with translation MGMVARMGMITARNTDPIQRIRMSTDAVMTLTQWLSPGFPVGAFAYSHGLETVIETGEIRSIQDLEIWLVDLIKHGSGRTDIVLLSASYSLDLNVTHEADTVSRAFAASAERLLETDQQGGAFCRTLDAVWNTKLGALTYPVAVGHAACIHHIPLALTARMYLHAFAANLISAAVRLIPLGQTEGQALLARLVPLIQSTAQEAVDTPLSDLASHCFAGDIAAMQHETQYSKVFRT, from the coding sequence ATGGGCATGGTCGCACGCATGGGCATGATCACGGCGCGCAACACGGACCCGATACAGCGCATTCGCATGAGCACTGATGCGGTCATGACCCTGACGCAATGGCTGTCCCCCGGCTTTCCGGTTGGTGCCTTCGCCTATTCCCACGGGCTGGAAACTGTGATCGAAACGGGTGAAATACGCTCCATCCAGGATCTGGAAATATGGCTTGTCGATCTGATCAAACACGGCAGTGGCAGAACAGATATCGTATTATTATCCGCATCCTATAGCCTCGATCTCAATGTGACGCATGAAGCCGATACAGTGTCTCGCGCCTTTGCCGCCAGCGCCGAGCGCCTGCTGGAAACGGATCAACAGGGCGGCGCGTTTTGCCGAACCCTTGATGCGGTCTGGAACACCAAGCTTGGCGCATTGACCTATCCCGTGGCTGTGGGACATGCCGCTTGCATCCATCACATCCCGCTTGCCCTTACAGCGCGCATGTACCTGCATGCCTTTGCGGCCAATCTGATCTCCGCCGCCGTGCGACTGATCCCGCTGGGTCAAACCGAGGGCCAGGCATTGCTGGCAAGATTGGTACCGCTCATCCAATCCACCGCGCAAGAGGCTGTCGACACACCTCTGAGCGATTTGGCCTCTCACTGCTTTGCCGGGGACATCGCAGCGATGCAGCACGAAACCCAATACTCAAAGGTATTTCGCACATGA
- a CDS encoding SDR family NAD(P)-dependent oxidoreductase: MQPLFDITGLNVCVTGASSGLGRQAASLLAGAGARVVGLARRGEELESWRENTPGDTASLIADLSDRKILRDVARDAAKPFGDIHILINAAGINTRQKADDVTDEGWDVTLNLNLAAPFFLAQAMAVGMKHHGWGRIINFASLQSRRAFPGGISYGASKGGVEQMTRAMAEAWSGDGITANALAPGFFRTELTGPVFADPVLAQRNADQTCIGRNGEPSDLDGPLMFFCSKASDYVTGQTLFVDGGFTAK, from the coding sequence ATGCAACCGCTCTTTGATATCACCGGGTTGAATGTCTGCGTGACCGGGGCCAGCAGTGGCCTGGGTCGCCAGGCGGCCAGTCTTTTGGCCGGTGCCGGGGCGCGTGTTGTTGGGCTGGCACGGCGCGGTGAGGAACTGGAAAGCTGGCGTGAAAATACGCCGGGTGACACCGCCAGCCTGATTGCGGATCTATCGGACCGCAAAATCCTGCGCGATGTGGCACGCGACGCCGCCAAGCCGTTTGGTGACATCCACATCCTGATCAATGCGGCGGGGATCAACACCCGCCAGAAAGCCGATGATGTAACGGATGAGGGCTGGGATGTGACGCTGAACCTCAACCTGGCTGCACCGTTTTTCCTGGCGCAGGCGATGGCTGTGGGTATGAAACATCACGGGTGGGGACGGATCATAAATTTTGCCTCGCTGCAATCGCGCCGCGCCTTTCCGGGCGGGATCAGCTACGGAGCCTCCAAGGGTGGCGTGGAACAGATGACACGCGCCATGGCCGAAGCCTGGTCCGGCGACGGCATCACCGCCAACGCCCTTGCACCCGGTTTTTTCAGAACTGAATTGACGGGACCGGTTTTTGCCGACCCGGTTCTGGCGCAACGCAATGCGGATCAAACCTGCATCGGGCGCAATGGCGAGCCTAGCGATCTGGACGGACCCTTGATGTTTTTCTGCTCGAAAGCGTCCGATTACGTGACCGGGCAAACTCTTTTTGTCGATGGAGGTTTTACAGCCAAATGA
- a CDS encoding urease accessory protein UreE translates to MIPTAQKVVPNAHDVTDHVTLDYDARFLRRKMLKTQSGLEVLVDLPKTTSLMDGDALETNDGLRIGICAAPEPLLEITGQGLHRIAWHIGNRHTPCQIEDTRLFIQQNHVMAQMLAQLGAHVRAVTLPFTPEGGAYGHGRTHGHDHGAQHGPDTAHSHEH, encoded by the coding sequence ATGATACCGACAGCACAGAAGGTGGTTCCGAACGCCCATGACGTCACGGACCACGTCACGCTCGATTACGACGCGCGGTTTCTGCGCCGCAAAATGCTAAAGACACAAAGCGGTCTGGAGGTTCTGGTCGATTTGCCCAAAACGACCTCGCTGATGGATGGCGATGCGCTGGAAACAAACGATGGTTTACGGATAGGTATCTGTGCGGCACCCGAACCCTTGCTGGAAATCACCGGGCAGGGTCTGCACCGCATCGCCTGGCACATCGGCAATCGCCACACGCCTTGCCAGATTGAGGACACACGCCTGTTCATCCAGCAAAACCACGTCATGGCGCAGATGCTCGCGCAATTGGGCGCGCATGTTCGCGCGGTCACTTTGCCCTTCACGCCTGAGGGTGGTGCCTATGGGCATGGTCGCACGCATGGGCATGATCACGGCGCGCAACACGGACCCGATACAGCGCATTCGCATGAGCACTGA
- the ureG gene encoding urease accessory protein UreG: MTQLNGPLRIGIGGPVGAGKTTLAACLARALSPQHSIGVITNDIYTQEDAEALMRMQILPRDRIIGVETGGCPHTAIREDASINLAAVAEMQVRHPDIEAILIESGGDNLSATFSPELADVTLYVIDVAAGEEIPRKGGPAITRSDILIINKTDLAPHVGASLEVMARDATKMRAGRPFVFAALRHGEGVDAVLDQLKAVSGLGLVSV, translated from the coding sequence ATGACCCAGTTGAACGGCCCTCTTCGTATCGGTATCGGTGGTCCTGTCGGGGCTGGCAAAACAACGCTGGCCGCCTGCTTGGCGCGCGCGCTGAGCCCGCAGCATTCCATCGGCGTGATCACCAATGACATCTATACGCAGGAAGACGCCGAGGCCTTGATGCGGATGCAAATCCTGCCGCGTGACCGGATCATCGGCGTTGAAACCGGCGGCTGCCCGCATACGGCGATCCGCGAAGATGCCTCGATCAACCTTGCCGCCGTCGCCGAAATGCAAGTGCGTCACCCCGACATCGAGGCCATTCTGATCGAGAGCGGCGGTGACAACCTGAGCGCGACCTTCTCGCCGGAACTGGCGGATGTGACGCTCTATGTGATCGACGTGGCGGCGGGCGAAGAAATCCCGCGCAAAGGCGGGCCTGCGATCACCCGCTCGGACATCCTCATCATCAACAAGACCGATCTTGCGCCCCATGTCGGGGCATCATTGGAGGTCATGGCGCGGGATGCGACGAAAATGCGCGCGGGACGGCCGTTTGTCTTTGCCGCATTGCGCCACGGCGAGGGCGTTGACGCGGTATTGGATCAGCTCAAGGCCGTGTCCGGCCTTGGCCTTGTGAGCGTGTAG
- the ureC gene encoding urease subunit alpha, giving the protein MPATISRSSYAAMFGPTTGDRVRLADTDLVIEVERDLTTYGEEVKFGGGKVIRDGMGQSQVTRAGGAVDTVITNALIVDHTGIYKADVGLKDGRIHKIGKAGNPDTQPGVDIIIGPGTEAIAGEGKILTAGGFDSHIHFICPQQIEDALHSGVTTMLGGGTGPAHGTLATTCTPGPWHIGRMLQSVDGFAMNIGLSGKGNASQPEALVEMIEGGACAMKLHEDWGTTPGAIDCCLSVADDMDVQVMIHTDTLNESGFVENTVAAMKGRTIHAFHTEGAGGGHAPDIIKICGDANVLPSSTNPTRPFTVNTLEEHLDMLMVCHHLDKSIPEDVAFAESRIRRETIAAEDILHDMGAFSIIASDSQAMGRVGEVLIRTWQTADKMRKQRGRLAEEVGENDNFRVRRYIAKYTINPAIAHGISHEIGSIEVGKRADLVLWNPAFFGVKPEMVLMAGTIVCAQMGDPNASIPTPQPVYTRPMFGSFGRAVERSAVTFVSAAAEAAGIGKTLGLNKDVIAVKNTRNIGKKDLILNDALPQIEVNPETYEVRADGELLTCQPAEILPMAQRYFLF; this is encoded by the coding sequence ATGCCCGCAACGATCTCGCGTTCCAGCTACGCCGCCATGTTCGGCCCCACGACCGGGGATCGGGTTCGCCTGGCCGATACCGACCTAGTGATTGAGGTCGAGCGCGATCTGACGACCTACGGCGAGGAGGTCAAGTTTGGCGGCGGCAAGGTAATCCGCGACGGGATGGGCCAAAGCCAAGTCACGCGCGCAGGCGGCGCGGTCGATACGGTCATCACCAACGCGCTGATCGTGGATCATACCGGCATCTATAAGGCCGATGTCGGCCTCAAAGACGGGCGCATCCATAAAATCGGCAAGGCAGGCAATCCGGACACGCAACCGGGTGTCGATATCATCATCGGCCCCGGCACCGAAGCCATTGCCGGAGAAGGCAAAATCCTGACCGCAGGCGGGTTTGACAGCCACATCCATTTCATCTGTCCGCAACAGATCGAGGACGCGCTGCATTCCGGCGTGACCACAATGCTGGGCGGTGGCACGGGTCCGGCACATGGGACATTGGCCACGACCTGCACGCCGGGCCCCTGGCATATCGGGCGCATGCTGCAATCGGTTGACGGGTTCGCAATGAACATCGGCCTGTCGGGCAAGGGCAACGCGAGCCAGCCCGAAGCATTGGTGGAAATGATTGAGGGCGGTGCCTGTGCGATGAAGCTGCACGAGGATTGGGGCACCACCCCCGGCGCGATTGATTGCTGTCTCTCCGTGGCCGATGACATGGACGTTCAAGTGATGATCCACACCGATACGCTCAATGAAAGCGGCTTTGTGGAGAACACCGTGGCCGCGATGAAGGGCCGCACGATCCACGCCTTTCACACCGAGGGCGCGGGCGGGGGGCACGCGCCGGACATCATCAAAATATGCGGTGATGCCAATGTCTTGCCCTCCTCAACCAATCCAACCCGCCCCTTCACCGTAAACACACTCGAAGAGCATCTGGACATGCTGATGGTCTGCCATCATCTGGATAAATCCATCCCCGAGGACGTGGCCTTTGCCGAAAGCCGCATCCGGCGCGAAACCATCGCCGCCGAAGATATCCTGCATGATATGGGGGCCTTTTCGATCATCGCCTCGGACAGCCAGGCGATGGGCCGCGTCGGCGAAGTGTTGATCCGCACCTGGCAAACGGCGGATAAGATGCGCAAGCAACGCGGGCGTCTGGCCGAGGAGGTCGGCGAAAACGATAATTTCCGCGTGCGCCGCTATATTGCGAAATATACGATCAACCCGGCGATTGCGCATGGGATCAGCCACGAAATCGGCTCGATTGAAGTGGGCAAGCGCGCGGATCTGGTGCTCTGGAACCCCGCGTTTTTTGGGGTGAAGCCTGAGATGGTTCTGATGGCGGGCACCATCGTTTGTGCGCAGATGGGTGATCCCAATGCCTCCATCCCGACGCCGCAACCGGTTTATACGCGCCCCATGTTTGGCAGCTTTGGCCGGGCGGTTGAGCGCTCCGCCGTCACCTTTGTGAGTGCCGCAGCCGAAGCCGCGGGGATCGGCAAGACATTGGGGTTGAACAAGGATGTGATCGCGGTGAAGAACACGCGCAACATCGGCAAAAAGGACCTGATCCTGAACGACGCCCTGCCCCAGATCGAGGTCAATCCCGAGACCTATGAGGTCCGCGCGGATGGTGAATTATTGACCTGCCAGCCCGCTGAAATCCTGCCTATGGCGCAACGCTATTTCCTGTTTTGA
- a CDS encoding universal stress protein, whose product MHKKIIVALALDHGISKEALDMARHLRGDDGEILAVHVHEAPSSSVNAFIPADAIQNAFGAAKQKLAERIAGTRDVEAVMLQGPSGRTLTEYAEKIDADCIIIGSHKPGLSDYFLGSTSSRVVRHAPCSVYVIR is encoded by the coding sequence ATGCATAAGAAAATCATCGTAGCCCTCGCGCTTGATCATGGCATTAGCAAGGAGGCTCTGGATATGGCGCGCCATCTGCGCGGTGATGATGGCGAAATCCTGGCTGTTCACGTTCACGAGGCCCCCAGCAGTTCCGTCAACGCCTTTATCCCCGCAGACGCGATCCAAAATGCCTTTGGTGCCGCCAAACAGAAACTGGCGGAACGCATTGCCGGGACGCGTGATGTGGAGGCGGTGATGCTGCAAGGTCCGTCGGGTCGCACGCTCACGGAATACGCCGAAAAAATCGATGCCGATTGCATCATTATCGGATCTCACAAGCCAGGATTGAGCGATTACTTTCTGGGCTCGACATCGTCCCGGGTGGTACGCCATGCGCCCTGCTCGGTTTACGTAATACGTTAG
- a CDS encoding carboxymuconolactone decarboxylase family protein — translation MATVSLISDDTASAEVLAVFNDIRATRGTDFINNFWRALANDPALLAATWDRLKHVMGSGTLDPLVKEMIYVAVSAANGCEYCVHSHTAAARAKGMTPEQYGELLSVIGIAMQTNGLVNALQVPIDPEFKKD, via the coding sequence ATGGCAACAGTTTCGTTGATATCCGACGATACGGCCAGCGCAGAGGTGCTGGCCGTCTTCAACGACATCCGAGCCACGCGCGGCACGGATTTCATCAATAACTTCTGGCGCGCGCTGGCCAATGATCCGGCCTTGCTCGCGGCCACCTGGGACCGGTTGAAACACGTGATGGGATCGGGGACGCTCGACCCGCTGGTTAAGGAGATGATCTATGTTGCGGTCTCTGCGGCAAATGGCTGTGAGTATTGCGTACATTCTCACACAGCCGCCGCAAGGGCCAAGGGTATGACACCCGAGCAATATGGTGAGTTATTGAGCGTGATCGGAATAGCCATGCAAACCAATGGTTTGGTCAACGCTCTTCAAGTTCCCATCGATCCTGAATTCAAGAAGGACTGA
- a CDS encoding LacI family DNA-binding transcriptional regulator, protein MNKRTAPTLEDVARMAKVSTASISRALNDPDKVSKTTRERIEKAIDALGYTPHFGGRVLAMSRTNTVGAIIPSMANAMFASGLQAFQEVLAEAGVNMLVASTGYDPQQELRQIKSLMARGADGLLLIGSERPPQTRDFLMKRHVPYVLSWCFKPGDDQLCVGFDNHQAAYDATSQVLAKGHRRIAMICGVRAGNDRAQDRYDGVRTAIEDFGAPAALVQVCEAKYRLEYGAEAFAAIMSGNRAATAVICGNDVLAAGALMRARDLGIDVPGQVSLIGFDDIGLASVVTPPLATVRVPQIEMGRHAARVLLARLSGGTQPESVQLPADFIHRASLAAPPD, encoded by the coding sequence ATGAACAAAAGAACTGCTCCCACTCTCGAGGATGTCGCGCGGATGGCGAAGGTGTCCACGGCGAGCATTTCACGCGCCCTCAATGATCCGGACAAGGTCTCCAAAACCACGCGGGAGCGCATTGAAAAGGCGATTGACGCGCTGGGCTATACGCCTCATTTTGGCGGACGCGTGCTGGCCATGAGCCGGACCAACACGGTGGGTGCGATTATCCCCAGCATGGCGAACGCCATGTTTGCCAGCGGCTTGCAAGCCTTTCAGGAGGTTCTGGCGGAGGCCGGTGTGAACATGTTGGTGGCGAGTACCGGCTATGATCCCCAGCAGGAATTGCGTCAGATCAAATCGCTGATGGCGCGCGGGGCGGATGGGTTGTTGTTGATCGGCAGTGAGCGCCCGCCCCAGACGCGGGACTTCTTGATGAAACGTCATGTGCCCTATGTCCTGTCATGGTGTTTCAAGCCGGGTGATGATCAGCTTTGCGTCGGTTTTGACAATCATCAAGCCGCCTATGATGCCACCTCGCAGGTCCTGGCCAAGGGGCACCGGCGGATAGCGATGATTTGCGGTGTGCGCGCGGGCAATGACCGGGCGCAAGATCGGTATGATGGCGTCCGCACAGCGATTGAGGATTTTGGTGCGCCGGCTGCTTTGGTCCAGGTTTGTGAGGCAAAATACCGCCTTGAATATGGCGCGGAGGCTTTTGCGGCGATCATGTCCGGCAACAGGGCGGCGACGGCAGTGATTTGCGGCAATGACGTTCTGGCGGCAGGTGCTTTGATGCGGGCGCGTGATCTTGGCATTGATGTGCCGGGGCAGGTGTCGTTGATTGGGTTTGACGACATCGGATTGGCCAGCGTCGTCACCCCGCCGCTGGCGACGGTGCGTGTGCCACAAATCGAAATGGGGCGCCATGCCGCGCGGGTTTTATTGGCGCGTCTGTCCGGCGGCACCCAGCCGGAAAGCGTCCAATTGCCCGCCGATTTTATCCACCGCGCCTCGCTGGCCGCGCCCCCGGATTGA
- a CDS encoding S-(hydroxymethyl)glutathione dehydrogenase/class III alcohol dehydrogenase produces the protein MRTRAAVAVSAGQPLEIMEVNLEGPRAGEVLVEIKATGLCHTDEFTRSGDDPEGIFPAILGHEGAGVVIEIGEGVTSLEVGDHVIPLYTPECRECDYCLNPKTNLCQSIRSTQGQGLLPDGSTRFSMLDGTPIHHYMGCSTFANHTVVPEIALAKVRKDAPFDKICYIGCGVTTGIGAVINTAKVEIGSTAAVFGLGGIGLNVIQGLRLAGADQIIGVDLNDAKIEMATHFGMTDFVNPSKVEGDLVAHLVELSGGGCDYTFDATGNVGVMRTALEAAHKGWGESIIIGVAPAGAEISTRPFQLVTGRSWRGTAFGGASGRTDVPKIVDWYMDGKIEIDPMITHKLTLDEINHGFDLMHKGESIRAVVEF, from the coding sequence ATGCGCACCCGAGCTGCTGTTGCTGTTTCTGCTGGCCAGCCATTGGAGATCATGGAGGTGAACCTTGAAGGTCCGCGTGCGGGCGAGGTTCTGGTGGAGATCAAGGCCACGGGTCTGTGCCATACGGATGAATTCACGCGTTCGGGCGATGATCCTGAGGGGATTTTCCCGGCCATTCTGGGCCATGAGGGCGCGGGCGTGGTGATCGAGATCGGCGAAGGCGTCACCAGCCTGGAGGTGGGCGATCACGTGATCCCGCTTTATACGCCGGAATGTCGCGAGTGTGACTATTGTCTGAACCCCAAAACCAACCTCTGCCAGTCGATCCGCAGCACGCAGGGTCAGGGGCTGTTGCCCGATGGCTCCACGCGGTTTTCGATGCTGGATGGCACGCCGATCCACCATTACATGGGCTGCTCGACCTTCGCCAATCACACGGTTGTGCCCGAAATCGCGCTGGCCAAAGTGCGCAAGGACGCGCCTTTTGACAAGATTTGCTACATCGGCTGCGGCGTGACCACGGGCATCGGGGCGGTGATTAACACGGCAAAGGTTGAGATTGGGTCAACGGCGGCTGTTTTCGGGCTGGGCGGCATCGGGTTGAACGTGATCCAGGGTCTGCGGCTGGCGGGCGCGGATCAGATCATCGGCGTGGATCTCAACGATGCCAAGATCGAGATGGCGACGCATTTCGGCATGACCGATTTCGTGAACCCGTCCAAGGTGGAGGGCGATCTGGTCGCGCATCTGGTCGAACTCTCGGGCGGGGGCTGTGATTATACGTTCGACGCAACCGGCAATGTGGGTGTGATGCGCACGGCTTTGGAGGCCGCGCATAAGGGCTGGGGCGAGAGCATCATCATCGGCGTGGCCCCGGCGGGGGCGGAGATTTCGACGCGTCCCTTCCAGCTGGTGACCGGGCGCAGCTGGCGCGGCACGGCGTTTGGCGGGGCATCGGGGCGCACGGATGTGCCCAAGATTGTCGATTGGTACATGGACGGCAAGATCGAGATCGACCCGATGATCACGCATAAGCTGACGCTCGATGAGATCAACCACGGGTTTGATCTGATGCATAAGGGCGAGAGCATCCGGGCCGTGGTGGAGTTTTAG
- the comD gene encoding sulfopyruvate decarboxylase subunit alpha → MSISTKIVDDFVANGVDFITTVPCKQLAGVIDEVEARPEIYHIPSNKEDEGMGLCAGAFMGGKRPAIIMQNTAIGVTINTLATLTQYYRMPLPMLISYRGELREPVACQVEMAVHTKALLQQMLIPTYHFHKESDADEMDAILKYTFMCNKPVAILTDASFWGGYGDQ, encoded by the coding sequence GTGTCCATCAGCACTAAAATTGTGGATGACTTTGTCGCCAATGGCGTCGATTTCATCACCACCGTGCCTTGCAAGCAATTGGCCGGCGTCATTGACGAGGTCGAAGCGCGCCCGGAGATCTACCATATTCCTTCCAACAAGGAAGACGAGGGCATGGGCCTATGCGCCGGGGCCTTCATGGGGGGCAAACGCCCCGCGATCATCATGCAGAACACCGCCATCGGGGTTACGATCAACACGCTGGCGACGCTGACGCAATACTACCGTATGCCTTTGCCGATGCTGATTTCCTATCGCGGGGAATTGCGCGAGCCGGTGGCGTGCCAGGTCGAAATGGCCGTGCATACCAAGGCGCTGCTGCAACAGATGCTGATCCCGACCTATCATTTCCACAAGGAATCGGACGCGGATGAGATGGACGCGATCCTGAAATACACTTTCATGTGCAACAAACCTGTGGCGATCCTGACGGATGCGTCCTTCTGGGGAGGCTACGGCGACCAATGA
- the hisD gene encoding histidinol dehydrogenase — protein sequence MAREYLKKAAKTAMTDAGDVRETVQNILNDIEAGGDAAALKYAEKFDNYQGSILLSAEEIAAASDLVSQKLKDDIAFAHDNVRRFAETQKSTMKDVELEIVPGLIAGQKAIPCRAAGCYVPGGRYSHIASAIMTVTTAKVAGCQHITACSPPRPDVGINPAIVYAANLCGADNILSMGGVQGVAAMTFGLFGLPKADILVGPGNQFVAEAKRILFGRVGIDMIAGPTDSLILADKDADPFIAATDLVGQAEHGYNSPVWLVTDSRALAEKVMELVPGLIADLPELNRTNAEAAWRDYAEVIVCADREEMAACSDDYAPEHLTVQAADLPWWLERLQCYGSLFLGEETTVAFGDKASGTNHVLPTSQSAKYTGGLSVHKYMKIVTWQRATRDGAKPVAVATARISRLEGMEGHARTADARLHKYFPNENFDLSPED from the coding sequence ATGGCACGTGAGTATCTTAAAAAAGCCGCCAAAACCGCGATGACAGACGCCGGTGATGTGCGTGAAACCGTTCAGAACATTCTCAACGACATCGAGGCGGGCGGTGACGCGGCAGCTTTGAAATACGCCGAGAAATTTGATAATTATCAGGGTAGCATCCTGCTGAGTGCAGAAGAGATCGCAGCGGCCTCTGATCTGGTGTCCCAAAAGCTCAAAGACGATATCGCCTTCGCGCATGACAACGTGCGCCGGTTCGCTGAAACCCAGAAATCCACCATGAAGGACGTTGAACTGGAGATCGTTCCCGGTCTTATCGCCGGTCAAAAAGCGATCCCTTGCCGGGCCGCTGGCTGCTATGTCCCCGGTGGACGGTATAGCCATATCGCCAGCGCAATCATGACCGTGACCACTGCCAAGGTTGCCGGCTGCCAGCACATCACCGCTTGTTCCCCGCCCCGCCCGGACGTCGGTATCAACCCCGCGATCGTTTATGCTGCAAACCTGTGCGGTGCCGATAACATCCTCTCTATGGGTGGTGTGCAGGGTGTGGCCGCCATGACATTCGGCCTTTTCGGGCTGCCAAAGGCCGATATCCTGGTCGGTCCGGGCAACCAGTTTGTGGCCGAAGCCAAGCGCATCCTGTTTGGGCGCGTCGGCATTGATATGATCGCAGGCCCCACCGATAGCCTGATCCTTGCGGATAAGGACGCGGATCCCTTCATCGCTGCGACCGATCTGGTGGGCCAGGCAGAGCACGGGTATAATTCACCCGTCTGGTTGGTAACCGACAGCCGCGCGCTTGCAGAGAAGGTCATGGAACTTGTGCCCGGCCTGATCGCGGACCTGCCCGAATTGAACCGCACCAACGCCGAAGCGGCCTGGCGCGATTACGCCGAAGTCATCGTCTGCGCGGACCGCGAAGAAATGGCCGCCTGTTCGGATGATTACGCCCCCGAGCACCTGACGGTGCAAGCCGCAGACCTGCCGTGGTGGCTGGAACGTTTGCAATGCTACGGCTCGCTGTTTCTCGGGGAGGAAACCACCGTGGCTTTCGGCGACAAGGCTTCCGGGACCAACCACGTGCTGCCCACCTCGCAATCGGCCAAATACACTGGTGGTCTGTCTGTGCACAAATACATGAAAATCGTGACATGGCAGCGCGCAACCCGCGATGGTGCCAAGCCGGTTGCCGTGGCCACCGCCCGGATTTCGCGTCTTGAAGGAATGGAAGGCCATGCACGCACCGCCGATGCACGGCTGCATAAATACTTCCCGAACGAGAATTTCGACCTCTCGCCGGAAGATTGA